Genomic segment of Sinorhizobium meliloti:
TCTCGGTGCTGTGGGTTGCGGCTGCACTGACCGCCGGACAGCAGTCATTTGCAGTGGCTGCCGCCCTGCTGATCATCTATCCGGCTTGGGATGCAGCCGCTAACGTCGTTGATGCGGCGAGGAGCGGTGGCTTTGCGGTGAACCGCAGCCAGGTGATCAACGTCACAGCGAGCTCGATTATGACGATTGCGGTGATCCTGGCGCTGATGATGAACATGAACTGGGTCCTCGGCGCCTTCGGCCTATGGGCCATCTTTTCGGGGCTGCTGCAGCTTGGGGCTGCAGTTCGTCGTTGGAAAACAAACGGCGGTCAGTGGGCGATGATATTGAGCGGTGGCCAATCGGCGTTAGCGGGCGCGCTCTTTATCTTTCAAGCGCAAATGCCGCAGGAGCCTTCTATCTCCACGGTCACGGGCTACGCTGGTGTCGGGGCATTCTACTTCCTGGTTTCGGCGATATGGCTGAGTGTTTCGGTCTCGCGTCGCGGTATGCGCAGAGCAGAACTGTGAGGTGCCGTAGCTCGGTGGTGTATGAGCGTAAGGCGACCATCTGAAAGCCAGAGATATCGAGAGCGCAGTATTATACTTTCGATGTCCCATTTCTTCAGGCCCACGTCGTGCCTGTCAGAGCACTTTGGAAGAACTCAAATGACGACACATGATACGGCAGAGCAACTTGCGTCCTACCGAAAGACCATCGACAACCTGGATTCAG
This window contains:
- a CDS encoding DUF308 domain-containing protein encodes the protein MSNEQKASATCGNDQWLKQYYFTRAAFSVLWVAAALTAGQQSFAVAAALLIIYPAWDAAANVVDAARSGGFAVNRSQVINVTASSIMTIAVILALMMNMNWVLGAFGLWAIFSGLLQLGAAVRRWKTNGGQWAMILSGGQSALAGALFIFQAQMPQEPSISTVTGYAGVGAFYFLVSAIWLSVSVSRRGMRRAEL